In a single window of the uncultured Dysgonomonas sp. genome:
- a CDS encoding RagB/SusD family nutrient uptake outer membrane protein, giving the protein MKLHKIYLSVFCMIVLSLLMTSCDSFLEEKPQDEKTAGQFWKTEADAQSAVNALYFGGVPYLNNTDVDGGWTPKATMWGGIMSGLFVDKRKDRTFTNASEGSNFNIESFDATALKLWHEFYKGISRANFVIANIPAMTGVLTGDKINNFTAQGKFFRAYGYYYLVKEFGDVPYVDQPYLSLEGIYKERVPAEQVYKNIEADLLSIIEGDALPNKAFYDNGCYVTKAMAQTLLAQVYLQWAGAPLNGGNEYYTKAANMAMNVVKGGQHILEQANGSSDDLNSAFNVIKTTKTSKEIIFAKEYNQTSYNVGNSYACRSIGADAFQWGVFKPGGDVLYNAYLPCDMLINSYHADDIRGHEKQFFFRDYSWTDKDGNVVTRTLNNVGNWAWFDEVSLIGGKDGDYNMPTFRYAEVLLIAAEGLARTGKEGDAEGEARFYLNQVRKRAGLPNETATGDALIQSILTERFHEFPLEFRIWDDIRRTRLYPEADGLQSGKLKWVALESAKIQNKPDGSIKVGAIPVHALLWPIPLSEMQANPSLQGHQNPGWN; this is encoded by the coding sequence ATGAAATTACATAAAATATATCTATCCGTCTTTTGCATGATCGTATTGTCTCTCTTGATGACTTCATGCGATAGTTTTCTGGAAGAAAAACCGCAGGATGAAAAAACTGCCGGACAATTTTGGAAGACTGAAGCTGATGCTCAGTCAGCAGTGAATGCTCTTTATTTCGGAGGTGTTCCGTATTTGAATAACACGGATGTGGATGGAGGTTGGACTCCAAAAGCTACTATGTGGGGCGGGATCATGTCCGGATTATTTGTAGATAAACGTAAGGACAGAACCTTTACCAATGCATCTGAAGGCTCGAACTTTAATATAGAGTCATTCGATGCTACCGCATTGAAACTATGGCACGAGTTTTATAAAGGTATTTCCCGTGCAAACTTTGTTATCGCCAATATTCCCGCAATGACTGGTGTATTGACCGGCGACAAAATAAATAATTTTACTGCGCAAGGTAAATTTTTCCGTGCATACGGCTATTATTATCTGGTAAAAGAATTTGGAGATGTTCCGTATGTAGACCAACCATATCTATCTCTGGAAGGTATATACAAAGAACGTGTTCCTGCAGAGCAAGTGTATAAAAATATAGAAGCGGACTTGCTTAGTATTATTGAAGGAGATGCGTTGCCAAACAAGGCATTCTATGATAATGGTTGTTATGTAACTAAGGCAATGGCGCAAACTCTTTTAGCTCAGGTCTATCTGCAATGGGCGGGAGCTCCTCTCAATGGAGGAAATGAATACTATACCAAAGCCGCCAATATGGCAATGAATGTAGTTAAAGGAGGCCAGCACATCCTCGAACAGGCTAATGGTAGCAGCGACGATCTTAACTCTGCATTTAATGTTATTAAAACGACAAAAACATCTAAAGAAATTATATTTGCTAAAGAGTACAACCAGACCAGCTACAATGTAGGTAACTCTTATGCTTGCCGTTCAATTGGTGCAGATGCTTTCCAATGGGGAGTTTTCAAACCGGGAGGTGACGTTTTGTATAATGCATACCTGCCTTGCGACATGTTAATTAATAGCTATCATGCTGATGATATCCGTGGGCATGAAAAACAATTCTTCTTCAGAGATTATAGCTGGACAGATAAAGATGGTAATGTGGTAACCAGAACGCTGAATAATGTCGGAAACTGGGCATGGTTTGATGAAGTATCGTTAATCGGAGGTAAGGACGGAGACTATAATATGCCGACATTCCGCTATGCCGAAGTGTTGCTGATTGCAGCTGAAGGTCTGGCACGTACAGGAAAAGAAGGTGATGCTGAAGGTGAAGCCCGTTTCTATCTTAATCAGGTACGCAAACGTGCAGGGCTACCTAATGAGACAGCTACCGGAGATGCTTTGATACAATCTATTCTAACTGAACGTTTCCATGAATTCCCATTAGAATTCAGAATTTGGGACGATATCCGCCGCACACGTTTATATCCGGAAGCAGATGGGCTGCAATCAGGTAAATTAAAATGGGTTGCACTGGAATCTGCTAAAATTCAGAACAAGCCTGATGGTAGTATTAAAGTAGGTGCTATTCCTGTACATGCTTTATTATGGCCGATCCCGTTGAGTGAAATGCAAGCGAATCCGTCTTTGCAAGGGCACCAGAATCCGGGATGGAATTAA
- a CDS encoding basic secretory protein-like protein has protein sequence MKRVLFLAFAISTLTCQGQEIKADYPQLTDNNPTTYYTGTPGKNKLTFQVSYSTPVLSYKIYSSGETPAHDPANWVLKGSNDGKKWTVVDEQKDQKFCSRFQEILCVVKKPAIYKEYMLEASTSGKENVIIADVILSDKNMKAGWENFKYPKVVFESLNPDTGGSKIYHDLVQNPDEYVKYHTQKVAEILYYTAGDPMVDVQEIDYTLKDYNGVSAKGGSSPNINIVYSTQHIEKSAKESLYKLDFETRGVLYHELTHGYQFEPKGIGNYGNNKTFWACIEGIADAVRAEAGLFDMSTRKPGGNWMDGYRTTGFFLQWLTTKDPDAIRKFHITVRDLDVWSFDKAIKAVFGQESSIEGMWNEYQEFLKKQ, from the coding sequence ATGAAAAGAGTTCTATTTCTGGCTTTTGCTATATCAACCCTGACTTGCCAAGGTCAGGAGATAAAGGCTGACTATCCGCAGCTTACAGATAACAACCCCACTACCTATTACACAGGTACGCCGGGTAAAAATAAATTGACATTTCAAGTCTCATACAGCACTCCCGTATTGAGCTACAAAATATATTCTTCGGGAGAGACACCAGCCCACGACCCTGCCAACTGGGTCTTGAAAGGTTCCAATGACGGAAAGAAATGGACTGTTGTTGACGAACAGAAGGATCAGAAATTCTGCTCCCGCTTTCAGGAAATTCTTTGTGTAGTAAAAAAGCCTGCTATATACAAAGAATATATGCTTGAAGCCAGTACTTCGGGTAAAGAAAACGTAATTATTGCTGACGTTATCTTATCCGATAAAAATATGAAAGCCGGATGGGAAAACTTCAAATATCCGAAAGTGGTATTCGAATCGTTGAATCCGGATACCGGGGGCAGTAAAATCTATCACGATTTGGTACAGAATCCCGATGAATATGTGAAATATCATACTCAGAAGGTGGCTGAGATTTTATATTACACTGCAGGTGACCCGATGGTAGATGTACAAGAGATAGATTATACATTGAAAGATTATAATGGAGTTTCAGCAAAAGGCGGAAGTTCTCCGAATATAAATATAGTATATAGCACTCAACATATCGAAAAGTCAGCAAAGGAATCTCTCTATAAACTTGATTTCGAGACTCGTGGAGTTCTTTATCACGAATTGACCCATGGCTATCAGTTCGAACCGAAAGGAATTGGTAACTATGGAAACAATAAGACTTTTTGGGCATGTATAGAAGGTATTGCCGACGCCGTAAGGGCTGAGGCCGGTTTATTTGATATGAGTACACGCAAGCCCGGTGGCAACTGGATGGATGGATACCGTACCACCGGCTTTTTTCTTCAATGGCTGACAACAAAAGACCCTGATGCTATCCGTAAATTCCACATTACTGTAAGGGATTTGGATGTGTGGAGTTTCGATAAGGCTATTAAAGCAGTTTTTGGGCAAGAATCAAGTATTGAAGGTATGTGGAACGAATATCAGGAATTTTTGAAAAAACAATAA